One part of the Conexibacter woesei Iso977N genome encodes these proteins:
- a CDS encoding FAD-binding oxidoreductase, which produces MTTASTSRLLADLEGAGELIADPDVLASYRADQAAPGLLEAGMPAVVVRPRRTAEVQAAVRAAARHGVPIVPRGAGSGLAGGANAIDGCVVLSTELMTGIVGLDAASLTATVQPGLVNAHLGDAAKQHGLWYAPDPASYAFSTIGGNVATNAGGLCCVKHGVTRDALLGLELVLADGRAVRVGRRTRKGVAGYDLVSLVCGSEGTLAIVTEATVRLLPAPPPGATLAASFAGLGDAGRAIARIVRSTTPAMLELMDRTTIAAVEAMAPQGLDQDVEVLVFARSDLPGAAALEEVERMASWCESEGATLAVVTDEEAEGRMLTAARRLAYSALERQGATLLDDVCVPLGAIPALLEGIEAIAARHDVLIGTFGHAGDGNMHPTVVYDRGDPDAVARARAAFAAIVALALELGGTIAGEHGIGLLKHGLLGDELGAAHDLHRQIKHALDPAGLLNPGKGI; this is translated from the coding sequence GTGACCACTGCATCTACCTCACGCCTGCTCGCCGACCTGGAGGGCGCGGGCGAGCTGATCGCCGACCCGGACGTCCTGGCCTCCTACCGCGCCGACCAGGCGGCGCCGGGGCTGCTGGAGGCCGGGATGCCCGCGGTCGTCGTGCGCCCGCGGCGCACCGCCGAGGTCCAGGCCGCGGTGCGCGCGGCGGCGCGGCACGGCGTCCCGATCGTCCCGCGCGGCGCGGGCAGCGGGCTGGCCGGGGGCGCGAACGCGATCGACGGCTGCGTGGTGCTGTCGACCGAGTTGATGACCGGGATCGTCGGCCTCGATGCCGCGTCGCTGACCGCGACGGTCCAGCCGGGGCTCGTCAACGCGCACCTCGGGGATGCGGCCAAGCAGCACGGGCTCTGGTACGCCCCCGACCCGGCGAGCTACGCGTTCTCGACGATCGGCGGCAACGTCGCGACCAACGCGGGCGGGCTGTGCTGCGTCAAGCACGGCGTCACCCGCGACGCGCTGCTCGGGCTGGAGCTGGTGCTCGCCGACGGCCGCGCGGTCCGGGTCGGCCGGCGCACGCGCAAGGGCGTGGCGGGCTACGACCTGGTGTCCTTGGTCTGCGGCTCGGAGGGGACGCTGGCGATCGTGACCGAGGCGACGGTCCGGCTGCTGCCGGCGCCGCCGCCGGGCGCGACGCTGGCCGCGAGCTTCGCCGGGCTCGGCGACGCCGGGCGCGCGATCGCGCGGATCGTCCGGAGCACCACCCCGGCGATGCTGGAGCTGATGGACCGCACGACGATCGCGGCGGTCGAGGCGATGGCGCCGCAGGGGCTGGACCAGGACGTCGAGGTGCTCGTCTTCGCGCGCTCGGACCTGCCCGGCGCGGCCGCGCTGGAGGAGGTCGAGCGGATGGCGAGCTGGTGCGAGTCCGAGGGCGCGACGCTCGCGGTCGTGACCGACGAGGAGGCCGAGGGGCGGATGCTGACCGCCGCGCGGCGGCTGGCCTACAGCGCGCTGGAGCGCCAGGGCGCGACGCTGCTGGACGACGTCTGCGTTCCGCTCGGCGCGATCCCGGCGCTGCTCGAGGGGATCGAGGCGATCGCCGCGCGCCACGACGTCCTGATCGGCACGTTCGGCCACGCGGGCGACGGCAACATGCACCCGACGGTCGTCTACGACCGCGGCGACCCGGACGCCGTCGCGCGGGCGCGCGCCGCGTTCGCGGCGATCGTCGCGCTGGCGCTGGAGCTGGGCGGCACGATCGCCGGCGAGCACGGCATCGGGCTGTTGAAGCACGGGCTGCTCGGCGACGAGCTCGGCGCAGCCCACGACCTGCACCGGCAGATCAAGCACGCGCTCGATCCGGCCGGCCTCCTCAACCCGGGCAAAGGGATCTGA